One genomic region from Salvia hispanica cultivar TCC Black 2014 chromosome 2, UniMelb_Shisp_WGS_1.0, whole genome shotgun sequence encodes:
- the LOC125205016 gene encoding transcription factor CSA-like has product MESCSFIYGVSNFYSSLSPSSPMPFLSIAHNNAAPENWGFTSYDHLIDLSAAVESDDQDSSDMHSHGSGKAKLCARGHWRPAEDTKPKELVALYGPQNWNLIAEKLDGRSGKSCRLRWFNQLDPRINRRAFTEEEEEGLMAAHRMYGNKW; this is encoded by the exons ATGGAGAGCTGTAGCTTTATATATGGCGTATCCAATTTCTACTCATCACTCTCCCCTTCCTCTCCAATGCCTTTTCTCTCCATCGCCCACAACAATGCCGCACCAGAAAACTGGGGCTTCACCTCCTATGATCATCTCATCGATCTCAGCGCCGCTGTTGAATCCGACGATCAGGACTCCTCCGACATGCATTCCCACGGCAGCGGCAAGGCCAAGCTCTGCGCCAGAGGCCATTGGCGCCCCGCGGAAGACACCAAACCGAAGGAGCTCGTCGCCCTCTACGGCCCCCAAAATTGGAATCTCATCGCCGAGAAATTGGACGGAAGATCCG GGAAAAGCTGCAGGCTGCGGTGGTTCAACCAGCTGGACCCGAGGATAAACCGGCGGGCGTtcacggaggaggaggaggaggggctGATGGCGGCGCACAGAATGTACGGAAACAAATGGTGA